One Vitis vinifera cultivar Pinot Noir 40024 chromosome 8, ASM3070453v1 genomic window carries:
- the LOC100257563 gene encoding uncharacterized protein LOC100257563 isoform X2, producing MFAKRLIQKATQHHLHHHQHHQHQDHHQPNEQHSSVALTDLDLRIAIHYGIPSTASILAFDPIQRLLAIGTLDGRIKVIGGDNIEGLFISPKQLPYKYLEFLQNQGFLVSISNDDEIQVWNLERQCISCCLHWESNITAFSVISGSNFMYIGDEYGSISVLKCEADDGKLLQLPYNIFAKSISEAGGFSFFNHQPVIGVLPQPCSSGNRVLIAYENGLIILWDVSEAQIIVAKGDKNLQLNDRAVDSPSEADSNLPDDASEQHLEEKEISALCWASSDGSILAVGYIDGDILFWNLSSAASTKGQQTGSLGNNVVKLQLSSAERRLPIIVLHWSTSNKPHNDRDGLLFIYGGDAIGSEEVLTILSLEWSSGVETLRCAGRVELTLVGSFADMILLPTAGATGINQNASLFVLTNPGQLHFYDDASLSALISQQERKSSLSAVEFPAAVPTSDPYMTVAKLSFLHTGGNSSKALSEIASVMKHVSTPTLTGRAKWPLTGGVPSQLSFAEGKRVERVYVAGYQDGSVRIWDATYPVLSLICVLEGEGIKVAGSSASVSKLDFCHLTLSLAVGNACGLVRVYDLNDNSDKTSFHFVTESNQEVHVLPQQKGPQCRAAFCLLNSPIQALKYTNKGGKLAVGFECGRVAVLDMNSLSVLLSMDCISGSSSPVISIIWKAITNNHTLVKSPKHSESEISNDPPKELMFILTKDSKVVVIDGSTGNMINSGPMHLKKESTAISMYVIEDNVPVSGSSNEKLLQSSSEAPTKNEPVQDTVPVGINSPGSSSETMYSGARLLDSHVLLCCENALRLYPTKSVIQGDNKPICKVELAKPCCWTTIFKKDEKVYGLMLLYQTGAIEIRSLPDLEVVSESSLMSILRWAFKANMDKTISSSHDGQIALANGCELAFISLLGGENGFRIPESFPCLHDKVLAAAADAAIGLSSNQKKKQGTAPGVLSGIVKGFKGGKVIHNVDLSASAKSNFAHLEDIFLRSPFPDPSPTATDNQEVVELNIDEIEIDDEPLPVASTSSRQVKNHKKEKGTERERLFQGTTADIEPRMRTREEIIAKYRKTGDASSVAAHARDKLVERQEKLERISKRTEELQSGAEDFASLANELVKAMEGRKWYQI from the exons ATGTTCGCCAAGCGCCTTATACAGAAGGCTACGCagcatcatcttcatcatcatcaacatcatcaaCATCAAGATCATCATCAG CCGAATGAACAACATAGCAGTGTGGCATTAACAGACTTAGATCTGCGAATTGCTATTCACTATGGTATCCCATCAACTGCATCAATCCTGGCTTTTGACCCCATTCAGCGCCTCTTAGCCATTGGGACACT GGATGGTAGAATAAAAGTGATTGGTGGTGATAATATTGAAGGACTTTTCATATCCCCAAAGCAATTACCTTACAAATACCTAGAG TTTCTACAAAACCAGGGTTTTTTAGTCAGCATCTCAAATGATGATGAGATTCAG GTCTGGAATCTGGAGAGACAATGTATTTCTTGTTGTTTACATTGGGAATCCAATATTACTGCTTTCTCAGTAATCAGTGGCTCCAACTTCAT GTACATTGGAGATGAGTATGGTTCAATTTCTGTATTGAAGTGTGAAGCTGATGATGGAAAGCTTCTGCAGTTGCCATATAATATTTTTGCAAAGTCCATAAGTG AAGCAGGTGGGTTTTCGTTTTTTAATCACCAACCCGTTATTGGAGTTCTTCCCCAGCCTTGTTCTTCTGGCAACAG AGTATTGATTGCATATGAGAATGGGTTGATCATTCTTTGGGATGTTTCTGAAGCTCAGATTATTGTTGCTAAGGGTGATAAGAATCTTCAGTTGAACGATAGAGCTGTTGATTCTCCAAGTGAAGCGGATAGTAATCTGCCAGACGATGCATCTGAACAACATCTAGAAGAGAAAGAGATCAGTGCTCTTTGTTGGGCTTCTTCTGATGGGTCTATTCTTGCTGTGGGATATATAGATggagatattttgttttggaatCTATCAAGTGCAGCCTCTACTAAAGGCCAACAAACTGGATCTTTAGGCAATAATGTTGTTAAGCTCCAACTATCATCTGCTGAAAGGAGACTCCCTATCATTGTCTTGCACTGGTCCACAAGTAATAAACCCCATAATGATCGTGATGgccttctttttatttatggTGGTGATGCAATAGGATCTGAAGAAGTTCTGACG ATTTTGAGTCTTGAATGGTCATCTGGAGTGGAGACTTTAAGATGTGCTGGACGTGTGGAGCTTACACTTGTTGGCTCATTTGCAGACATGATTTTGTTACCAACTGCTGGGGCTACAGGGATTAATCAGAATGCTTCTCTATTTGTATTGACAAACCCTGGACAACTGCATTTTTATGATGATGCTAGCTTGTCTGCCTTAATATCTCAGCAAGAAAGGAAATCATCTCTCTCTGCTGTGGAATTTCCTGCTGCTGTACCTACATCTGATCCATATATGACTGTGGCAAAGCTCAGTTTTCTACACACAGGTGGAAACTCATCAAAGGCTTTGTCAGAG ATAGCATCAGTTATGAAACATGTCTCAACACCAACCCTGACTGGACGTGCAAAGTGGCCATTGACTGGTGGTGTGCCTAGTCAATTATCTTTTGCTGAGGGCAAAAGGGTGGAGCGAGTGTATGTAGCAGGTTATCAAGATGGGTCTGTTCGGATATGGGATGCCACATACCCCGTCCTGTCACTAATTTGTGTTTTAGAAGGCGAG GGTATAAAAGTGGCTGGTTCAAGTGCCTCAGTGTCAAAATTGGACTTTTGCCACTTAACATTAAGCTTGGCTGTTGGCAATGCTTGTGGTCTG GTTCGTGTTTATGACCTAAATGACAATTCAGATAAGACAAGCTTCCACTTTGTTACAGAAAGTAATCAAGAAG TTCATGTCTTGCCTCAACAGAAAGGGCCTCAGTGTAGAGCTGCCTTTTGTCTTCTCAATTCCCCAATTCAGGCACTAAAATATACAAACAAGGGAGGCAAGCTTGCAGTAGGATTTGAATGTGGTCGT GTTGCAGTGCTTGATATGAATTCACTATCAGTCCTGTTATCAATGGACTGCATATCTGGCTCTAGCTCTCCAGTCATTTCAATTATTTGGAAAGCCATTACAAACAATCATACCCTTGTGAAAAGCCCTAAGCACTCTGAATCAGAAATTTCTAATGATCCTCCAAAAGAATTAATGTTCATCTTGACCAAGGATTCAAAGGTTGTTGTTATTGATGGTAGTACTGGTAACATGATCAACTCTGGGCCAATGCACTTGAAAAAAGAATCAACTGCGATTTCCATGTATGTTATAG AGGACAATGTTCCAGTATCTGGATCATCAAATGAAAAGCTGCTACAATCATCCAGTGAGGCTCCTACCAAGAATGAGCCTGTGCAAGACACTGTTCCAGTTGGAATTAACTCCCCTGGCTCCTCTTCAGAAACTATGTATTCTGGGGCAAGATTATTGGATTCACATGTTTTGCTATGTTGTGAAAATGCACTGCGATTATACCCTACAAAATCTGTGATTCAA GGGGACAATAAACCCATTTGTAAAGTGGAACTTGCAAAACCTTGTTGTTGGACTACAATCTTCAAGAAAGATGAGAAAGTTTATGGACTGATGTTACTTTATCAGACTGGAGCCATTGAAATCAG ATCTTTGCCAGATCTAGAAGTGGTCAGTGAAAGCTCCTTGATGTCAATTTTGAGGTGGGCCTTCAAGGCAAACATGGACAAGACAATCAGTTCTTCTCATGATGGGCAGATTGCACTG GCAAATGGGTGTGAGTTGGCTTTTATCTCTCTATTAGGAGGTGAAAATGGTTTCAG GATTCCGGAATCTTTTCCTTGTCTCCATGATAAAGTTCTTGCAGCTGCTGCAGATGCTGCCATCGGTCTCTCTTCAAACCAGAAGAAAAAGCAG GGAACTGCTCCTGGGGTTCTGAGTGGTATTGTTAAAGGCTTTAAAGGAGGAAAGGTGATCCATAATGTGGATCTTTCTGCATCTGCTAAGTCTAATTTTGCACACTTAGAGGACATATTTTTGAGGAGTCCATTCCCAGACCCATCTCCAACTGCTACGGATAATCAGGAAGTTGTGGAGCTTAACAtag ATGAAATTGAAATAGATGATGAACCTTTACCTGTGGCATCTACCTCTTCCCGACAAGTGAAAAATCATAAGAAAG AGAAGGGAACTGAAAGAGAGAGATTATTTCAAGGCACAACTGCTGATATAGAGCCCAGAATGAGAACACGTGAAGAAATTATAGCTAAATACAGAAAAACAGGA GATGCCTCTTCAGTGGCTGCACATGCAAGAGACAAGCTTGTGGAGCGGCAGGAAAAACTAGAG AGAATTAGTAAGCGCACCGAAGAGCTGCAAAGTGGAGCAGAAGACTTTGCATCATTGGCAAATGAGCTTGTCAAGGCAATGGAAGGGCGAAAATGGTATCAGATATGA
- the LOC100257563 gene encoding uncharacterized protein LOC100257563 isoform X3, with translation MYIGDEYGSISVLKCEADDGKLLQLPYNIFAKSISEAGGFSFFNHQPVIGVLPQPCSSGNRVLIAYENGLIILWDVSEAQIIVAKGDKNLQLNDRAVDSPSEADSNLPDDASEQHLEEKEISALCWASSDGSILAVGYIDGDILFWNLSSAASTKGQQTGSLGNNVVKLQLSSAERRLPIIVLHWSTSNKPHNDRDGLLFIYGGDAIGSEEVLTILSLEWSSGVETLRCAGRVELTLVGSFADMILLPTAGATGINQNASLFVLTNPGQLHFYDDASLSALISQQERKSSLSAVEFPAAVPTSDPYMTVAKLSFLHTGGNSSKALSEIASVMKHVSTPTLTGRAKWPLTGGVPSQLSFAEGKRVERVYVAGYQDGSVRIWDATYPVLSLICVLEGEVQGIKVAGSSASVSKLDFCHLTLSLAVGNACGLVRVYDLNDNSDKTSFHFVTESNQEVHVLPQQKGPQCRAAFCLLNSPIQALKYTNKGGKLAVGFECGRVAVLDMNSLSVLLSMDCISGSSSPVISIIWKAITNNHTLVKSPKHSESEISNDPPKELMFILTKDSKVVVIDGSTGNMINSGPMHLKKESTAISMYVIEDNVPVSGSSNEKLLQSSSEAPTKNEPVQDTVPVGINSPGSSSETMYSGARLLDSHVLLCCENALRLYPTKSVIQGDNKPICKVELAKPCCWTTIFKKDEKVYGLMLLYQTGAIEIRSLPDLEVVSESSLMSILRWAFKANMDKTISSSHDGQIALANGCELAFISLLGGENGFRIPESFPCLHDKVLAAAADAAIGLSSNQKKKQGTAPGVLSGIVKGFKGGKVIHNVDLSASAKSNFAHLEDIFLRSPFPDPSPTATDNQEVVELNIDEIEIDDEPLPVASTSSRQVKNHKKEKGTERERLFQGTTADIEPRMRTREEIIAKYRKTGDASSVAAHARDKLVERQEKLERISKRTEELQSGAEDFASLANELVKAMEGRKWYQI, from the exons AT GTACATTGGAGATGAGTATGGTTCAATTTCTGTATTGAAGTGTGAAGCTGATGATGGAAAGCTTCTGCAGTTGCCATATAATATTTTTGCAAAGTCCATAAGTG AAGCAGGTGGGTTTTCGTTTTTTAATCACCAACCCGTTATTGGAGTTCTTCCCCAGCCTTGTTCTTCTGGCAACAG AGTATTGATTGCATATGAGAATGGGTTGATCATTCTTTGGGATGTTTCTGAAGCTCAGATTATTGTTGCTAAGGGTGATAAGAATCTTCAGTTGAACGATAGAGCTGTTGATTCTCCAAGTGAAGCGGATAGTAATCTGCCAGACGATGCATCTGAACAACATCTAGAAGAGAAAGAGATCAGTGCTCTTTGTTGGGCTTCTTCTGATGGGTCTATTCTTGCTGTGGGATATATAGATggagatattttgttttggaatCTATCAAGTGCAGCCTCTACTAAAGGCCAACAAACTGGATCTTTAGGCAATAATGTTGTTAAGCTCCAACTATCATCTGCTGAAAGGAGACTCCCTATCATTGTCTTGCACTGGTCCACAAGTAATAAACCCCATAATGATCGTGATGgccttctttttatttatggTGGTGATGCAATAGGATCTGAAGAAGTTCTGACG ATTTTGAGTCTTGAATGGTCATCTGGAGTGGAGACTTTAAGATGTGCTGGACGTGTGGAGCTTACACTTGTTGGCTCATTTGCAGACATGATTTTGTTACCAACTGCTGGGGCTACAGGGATTAATCAGAATGCTTCTCTATTTGTATTGACAAACCCTGGACAACTGCATTTTTATGATGATGCTAGCTTGTCTGCCTTAATATCTCAGCAAGAAAGGAAATCATCTCTCTCTGCTGTGGAATTTCCTGCTGCTGTACCTACATCTGATCCATATATGACTGTGGCAAAGCTCAGTTTTCTACACACAGGTGGAAACTCATCAAAGGCTTTGTCAGAG ATAGCATCAGTTATGAAACATGTCTCAACACCAACCCTGACTGGACGTGCAAAGTGGCCATTGACTGGTGGTGTGCCTAGTCAATTATCTTTTGCTGAGGGCAAAAGGGTGGAGCGAGTGTATGTAGCAGGTTATCAAGATGGGTCTGTTCGGATATGGGATGCCACATACCCCGTCCTGTCACTAATTTGTGTTTTAGAAGGCGAG GTACAGGGTATAAAAGTGGCTGGTTCAAGTGCCTCAGTGTCAAAATTGGACTTTTGCCACTTAACATTAAGCTTGGCTGTTGGCAATGCTTGTGGTCTG GTTCGTGTTTATGACCTAAATGACAATTCAGATAAGACAAGCTTCCACTTTGTTACAGAAAGTAATCAAGAAG TTCATGTCTTGCCTCAACAGAAAGGGCCTCAGTGTAGAGCTGCCTTTTGTCTTCTCAATTCCCCAATTCAGGCACTAAAATATACAAACAAGGGAGGCAAGCTTGCAGTAGGATTTGAATGTGGTCGT GTTGCAGTGCTTGATATGAATTCACTATCAGTCCTGTTATCAATGGACTGCATATCTGGCTCTAGCTCTCCAGTCATTTCAATTATTTGGAAAGCCATTACAAACAATCATACCCTTGTGAAAAGCCCTAAGCACTCTGAATCAGAAATTTCTAATGATCCTCCAAAAGAATTAATGTTCATCTTGACCAAGGATTCAAAGGTTGTTGTTATTGATGGTAGTACTGGTAACATGATCAACTCTGGGCCAATGCACTTGAAAAAAGAATCAACTGCGATTTCCATGTATGTTATAG AGGACAATGTTCCAGTATCTGGATCATCAAATGAAAAGCTGCTACAATCATCCAGTGAGGCTCCTACCAAGAATGAGCCTGTGCAAGACACTGTTCCAGTTGGAATTAACTCCCCTGGCTCCTCTTCAGAAACTATGTATTCTGGGGCAAGATTATTGGATTCACATGTTTTGCTATGTTGTGAAAATGCACTGCGATTATACCCTACAAAATCTGTGATTCAA GGGGACAATAAACCCATTTGTAAAGTGGAACTTGCAAAACCTTGTTGTTGGACTACAATCTTCAAGAAAGATGAGAAAGTTTATGGACTGATGTTACTTTATCAGACTGGAGCCATTGAAATCAG ATCTTTGCCAGATCTAGAAGTGGTCAGTGAAAGCTCCTTGATGTCAATTTTGAGGTGGGCCTTCAAGGCAAACATGGACAAGACAATCAGTTCTTCTCATGATGGGCAGATTGCACTG GCAAATGGGTGTGAGTTGGCTTTTATCTCTCTATTAGGAGGTGAAAATGGTTTCAG GATTCCGGAATCTTTTCCTTGTCTCCATGATAAAGTTCTTGCAGCTGCTGCAGATGCTGCCATCGGTCTCTCTTCAAACCAGAAGAAAAAGCAG GGAACTGCTCCTGGGGTTCTGAGTGGTATTGTTAAAGGCTTTAAAGGAGGAAAGGTGATCCATAATGTGGATCTTTCTGCATCTGCTAAGTCTAATTTTGCACACTTAGAGGACATATTTTTGAGGAGTCCATTCCCAGACCCATCTCCAACTGCTACGGATAATCAGGAAGTTGTGGAGCTTAACAtag ATGAAATTGAAATAGATGATGAACCTTTACCTGTGGCATCTACCTCTTCCCGACAAGTGAAAAATCATAAGAAAG AGAAGGGAACTGAAAGAGAGAGATTATTTCAAGGCACAACTGCTGATATAGAGCCCAGAATGAGAACACGTGAAGAAATTATAGCTAAATACAGAAAAACAGGA GATGCCTCTTCAGTGGCTGCACATGCAAGAGACAAGCTTGTGGAGCGGCAGGAAAAACTAGAG AGAATTAGTAAGCGCACCGAAGAGCTGCAAAGTGGAGCAGAAGACTTTGCATCATTGGCAAATGAGCTTGTCAAGGCAATGGAAGGGCGAAAATGGTATCAGATATGA
- the LOC100257563 gene encoding uncharacterized protein LOC100257563 isoform X1, with the protein MFAKRLIQKATQHHLHHHQHHQHQDHHQPNEQHSSVALTDLDLRIAIHYGIPSTASILAFDPIQRLLAIGTLDGRIKVIGGDNIEGLFISPKQLPYKYLEFLQNQGFLVSISNDDEIQVWNLERQCISCCLHWESNITAFSVISGSNFMYIGDEYGSISVLKCEADDGKLLQLPYNIFAKSISEAGGFSFFNHQPVIGVLPQPCSSGNRVLIAYENGLIILWDVSEAQIIVAKGDKNLQLNDRAVDSPSEADSNLPDDASEQHLEEKEISALCWASSDGSILAVGYIDGDILFWNLSSAASTKGQQTGSLGNNVVKLQLSSAERRLPIIVLHWSTSNKPHNDRDGLLFIYGGDAIGSEEVLTILSLEWSSGVETLRCAGRVELTLVGSFADMILLPTAGATGINQNASLFVLTNPGQLHFYDDASLSALISQQERKSSLSAVEFPAAVPTSDPYMTVAKLSFLHTGGNSSKALSEIASVMKHVSTPTLTGRAKWPLTGGVPSQLSFAEGKRVERVYVAGYQDGSVRIWDATYPVLSLICVLEGEVQGIKVAGSSASVSKLDFCHLTLSLAVGNACGLVRVYDLNDNSDKTSFHFVTESNQEVHVLPQQKGPQCRAAFCLLNSPIQALKYTNKGGKLAVGFECGRVAVLDMNSLSVLLSMDCISGSSSPVISIIWKAITNNHTLVKSPKHSESEISNDPPKELMFILTKDSKVVVIDGSTGNMINSGPMHLKKESTAISMYVIEDNVPVSGSSNEKLLQSSSEAPTKNEPVQDTVPVGINSPGSSSETMYSGARLLDSHVLLCCENALRLYPTKSVIQGDNKPICKVELAKPCCWTTIFKKDEKVYGLMLLYQTGAIEIRSLPDLEVVSESSLMSILRWAFKANMDKTISSSHDGQIALANGCELAFISLLGGENGFRIPESFPCLHDKVLAAAADAAIGLSSNQKKKQGTAPGVLSGIVKGFKGGKVIHNVDLSASAKSNFAHLEDIFLRSPFPDPSPTATDNQEVVELNIDEIEIDDEPLPVASTSSRQVKNHKKEKGTERERLFQGTTADIEPRMRTREEIIAKYRKTGDASSVAAHARDKLVERQEKLERISKRTEELQSGAEDFASLANELVKAMEGRKWYQI; encoded by the exons ATGTTCGCCAAGCGCCTTATACAGAAGGCTACGCagcatcatcttcatcatcatcaacatcatcaaCATCAAGATCATCATCAG CCGAATGAACAACATAGCAGTGTGGCATTAACAGACTTAGATCTGCGAATTGCTATTCACTATGGTATCCCATCAACTGCATCAATCCTGGCTTTTGACCCCATTCAGCGCCTCTTAGCCATTGGGACACT GGATGGTAGAATAAAAGTGATTGGTGGTGATAATATTGAAGGACTTTTCATATCCCCAAAGCAATTACCTTACAAATACCTAGAG TTTCTACAAAACCAGGGTTTTTTAGTCAGCATCTCAAATGATGATGAGATTCAG GTCTGGAATCTGGAGAGACAATGTATTTCTTGTTGTTTACATTGGGAATCCAATATTACTGCTTTCTCAGTAATCAGTGGCTCCAACTTCAT GTACATTGGAGATGAGTATGGTTCAATTTCTGTATTGAAGTGTGAAGCTGATGATGGAAAGCTTCTGCAGTTGCCATATAATATTTTTGCAAAGTCCATAAGTG AAGCAGGTGGGTTTTCGTTTTTTAATCACCAACCCGTTATTGGAGTTCTTCCCCAGCCTTGTTCTTCTGGCAACAG AGTATTGATTGCATATGAGAATGGGTTGATCATTCTTTGGGATGTTTCTGAAGCTCAGATTATTGTTGCTAAGGGTGATAAGAATCTTCAGTTGAACGATAGAGCTGTTGATTCTCCAAGTGAAGCGGATAGTAATCTGCCAGACGATGCATCTGAACAACATCTAGAAGAGAAAGAGATCAGTGCTCTTTGTTGGGCTTCTTCTGATGGGTCTATTCTTGCTGTGGGATATATAGATggagatattttgttttggaatCTATCAAGTGCAGCCTCTACTAAAGGCCAACAAACTGGATCTTTAGGCAATAATGTTGTTAAGCTCCAACTATCATCTGCTGAAAGGAGACTCCCTATCATTGTCTTGCACTGGTCCACAAGTAATAAACCCCATAATGATCGTGATGgccttctttttatttatggTGGTGATGCAATAGGATCTGAAGAAGTTCTGACG ATTTTGAGTCTTGAATGGTCATCTGGAGTGGAGACTTTAAGATGTGCTGGACGTGTGGAGCTTACACTTGTTGGCTCATTTGCAGACATGATTTTGTTACCAACTGCTGGGGCTACAGGGATTAATCAGAATGCTTCTCTATTTGTATTGACAAACCCTGGACAACTGCATTTTTATGATGATGCTAGCTTGTCTGCCTTAATATCTCAGCAAGAAAGGAAATCATCTCTCTCTGCTGTGGAATTTCCTGCTGCTGTACCTACATCTGATCCATATATGACTGTGGCAAAGCTCAGTTTTCTACACACAGGTGGAAACTCATCAAAGGCTTTGTCAGAG ATAGCATCAGTTATGAAACATGTCTCAACACCAACCCTGACTGGACGTGCAAAGTGGCCATTGACTGGTGGTGTGCCTAGTCAATTATCTTTTGCTGAGGGCAAAAGGGTGGAGCGAGTGTATGTAGCAGGTTATCAAGATGGGTCTGTTCGGATATGGGATGCCACATACCCCGTCCTGTCACTAATTTGTGTTTTAGAAGGCGAG GTACAGGGTATAAAAGTGGCTGGTTCAAGTGCCTCAGTGTCAAAATTGGACTTTTGCCACTTAACATTAAGCTTGGCTGTTGGCAATGCTTGTGGTCTG GTTCGTGTTTATGACCTAAATGACAATTCAGATAAGACAAGCTTCCACTTTGTTACAGAAAGTAATCAAGAAG TTCATGTCTTGCCTCAACAGAAAGGGCCTCAGTGTAGAGCTGCCTTTTGTCTTCTCAATTCCCCAATTCAGGCACTAAAATATACAAACAAGGGAGGCAAGCTTGCAGTAGGATTTGAATGTGGTCGT GTTGCAGTGCTTGATATGAATTCACTATCAGTCCTGTTATCAATGGACTGCATATCTGGCTCTAGCTCTCCAGTCATTTCAATTATTTGGAAAGCCATTACAAACAATCATACCCTTGTGAAAAGCCCTAAGCACTCTGAATCAGAAATTTCTAATGATCCTCCAAAAGAATTAATGTTCATCTTGACCAAGGATTCAAAGGTTGTTGTTATTGATGGTAGTACTGGTAACATGATCAACTCTGGGCCAATGCACTTGAAAAAAGAATCAACTGCGATTTCCATGTATGTTATAG AGGACAATGTTCCAGTATCTGGATCATCAAATGAAAAGCTGCTACAATCATCCAGTGAGGCTCCTACCAAGAATGAGCCTGTGCAAGACACTGTTCCAGTTGGAATTAACTCCCCTGGCTCCTCTTCAGAAACTATGTATTCTGGGGCAAGATTATTGGATTCACATGTTTTGCTATGTTGTGAAAATGCACTGCGATTATACCCTACAAAATCTGTGATTCAA GGGGACAATAAACCCATTTGTAAAGTGGAACTTGCAAAACCTTGTTGTTGGACTACAATCTTCAAGAAAGATGAGAAAGTTTATGGACTGATGTTACTTTATCAGACTGGAGCCATTGAAATCAG ATCTTTGCCAGATCTAGAAGTGGTCAGTGAAAGCTCCTTGATGTCAATTTTGAGGTGGGCCTTCAAGGCAAACATGGACAAGACAATCAGTTCTTCTCATGATGGGCAGATTGCACTG GCAAATGGGTGTGAGTTGGCTTTTATCTCTCTATTAGGAGGTGAAAATGGTTTCAG GATTCCGGAATCTTTTCCTTGTCTCCATGATAAAGTTCTTGCAGCTGCTGCAGATGCTGCCATCGGTCTCTCTTCAAACCAGAAGAAAAAGCAG GGAACTGCTCCTGGGGTTCTGAGTGGTATTGTTAAAGGCTTTAAAGGAGGAAAGGTGATCCATAATGTGGATCTTTCTGCATCTGCTAAGTCTAATTTTGCACACTTAGAGGACATATTTTTGAGGAGTCCATTCCCAGACCCATCTCCAACTGCTACGGATAATCAGGAAGTTGTGGAGCTTAACAtag ATGAAATTGAAATAGATGATGAACCTTTACCTGTGGCATCTACCTCTTCCCGACAAGTGAAAAATCATAAGAAAG AGAAGGGAACTGAAAGAGAGAGATTATTTCAAGGCACAACTGCTGATATAGAGCCCAGAATGAGAACACGTGAAGAAATTATAGCTAAATACAGAAAAACAGGA GATGCCTCTTCAGTGGCTGCACATGCAAGAGACAAGCTTGTGGAGCGGCAGGAAAAACTAGAG AGAATTAGTAAGCGCACCGAAGAGCTGCAAAGTGGAGCAGAAGACTTTGCATCATTGGCAAATGAGCTTGTCAAGGCAATGGAAGGGCGAAAATGGTATCAGATATGA
- the LOC100252223 gene encoding selT-like protein, whose translation MDRAQLLLVGLPLFLFFSDIINLFTPPPPKPPPHHHHQQPQPKPQSAPLDFPTQKESGIGGIGFGNTVNINFCSSCSYRGNAVTMKNMLESQFPGVTVVLANYPPPLPKRLLSKVVPVVQIGVIGIVMAGEQIFPRLGFIAPPPWYYSLRANRFGTISTTWLLGNFLQSFLQSSGAFEVYCNGELVFSKLKQQRFPGEIELKDLVGQRLVASRIVDDVGAGVWSQPL comes from the exons ATGGATCGAGCTCAGCTTCTTCTGGTAGGGTTAcctctgtttctcttcttcTCAGACATCATAAATCTCTTCACGCCACCGCCTCCAAAGCCACCGCCGCATCATCACCACCAGCAACCCCAACCCAAACCCCAATCGGCTCCTCTAGATTTCCCCACACAG AAAGAGAGTGGTATTGGAGGTATTGGCTTCGGCAACACCGTCAATATTAATTTCTGTTCCTCTTGTTCCTACag AGGAAATGCAGTAACAATGAAAAATATGCTGGAGAGTCAGTTTCCTGGGGTCACTGTTGTTCTTGCAAATTACCCTCCTCCACTTCCAAAACGCCTACTAAGCAAAGTGGTACCAGTTGTTCAAATAGGAGTTATAGGGATTGTAATGGCGGGTGAACAAATTTTTCCTAGGTTGGGATTTATAGCACCACCTCCTTGGTATTACTCATTGCGAGCAAATAGGTTTGGAACCATTTCAACCACTTGGCTTCTTGGAAACTTCCTTCAATCCTTCCTACAAAGTTCTGGTGCTTTTGAAGTGTACTGCAATGGTGAATTG GTTTTCTCTAAGCTGAAGCAGCAAAGGTTCCCTGGGGAAATCGAGTTAAAGGATCTTGTTGGCCAAAGACTTGTTGCTTCAAGAATTGTGGACGACGTTGGAGCAGGTGTCTGGTCCCAGCCCCTTTGA